A genome region from Cataglyphis hispanica isolate Lineage 1 chromosome 26, ULB_Chis1_1.0, whole genome shotgun sequence includes the following:
- the LOC126858625 gene encoding tetratricopeptide repeat protein 39C-like codes for MATGKNSMKDWNVARTGISLLLNNKIEEAEALFTEHPHSFHVKAGRCFVLFMNALMTFEDDKLQQAMLLLKDMERECASDIGWLKSVKSKVFRAEETGKDYVNKLERQIILADSQVCSAILTLLQQELTGYVRGGWMLRKAWRVYQHAYNQISQLYRRTFGTNPTGLSPYCGTPTSNGSSLQSPQSPESSEWSIPSCNGYVNNVTPVSSPSGLRSSLSMFFSLTGITSEQQTPFVEPTEVTRLMSAASFGYGIYQLCVSLLPPSLLKVIHFLGFEGDRQAGLAALMYARVSEDMRAPLATLSLLWYHTIVRPFFALDGSNVKAGVTVAKQLIAECHPEFHNSALFLFFAGRVERLESNVNAALEAYGKAVETSTQREIKLLCLHEVAWCHLICLSYEEAYRSLLQLQHQSRWSKSFYAYLAMVCCGANGKFDDLLTTYDKILHWFHEMNRETQLGAFILRRVPKLIDKDTGRPYTLLYYRLLVYELLYLWNAMPSCSTESLRGILWECKKNHSEEPMVGLAALLEGAASFYLGDTEAAIKSYQNCLKRRYPSKDEYDQHISAFALYELGSNLCNNNNPNEGKNFLLKAQTQYRDYDFESRLNKNMYDERTGSYFLFTIVCKAIYSSRRIASPKSGLINFYRFFLTFLLLYILKALTQVHNERTLMSARNTFCCVNAGNCPGTSASCNQRSAWYRKLIKPFVFCVITSMLAMSVSHLCDKYSASASFKMIKADLRNLRAHLGTLSLEMKNVMEMRDELKSKLKEVGNVIPKMSEAILNLRNEVSEEMNLHTKNLLKALSPETVKDMVRNELQTYDADKTGRTDYALESSGGTILSTRDTEPYSTGAPVLNLFGIPLCQQQNTPRAVIQTGVLPGECWAFKGSRGSVVIRLLGQVHVSGISLEHISPLISPTGETATAPRDFSIWGLTDLEDEKPFSFGTFTYDNTDSPLQYFEIQNRSKEAYEIIELKVHSNSGNLEYTCIYRIRVHGTLKRI; via the exons ATGGCGACGGGGAAAAATTCGATGAAGGATTGGAACGTCGCTAGAACCGGTATCTCCCTGCTGTTGAACAACAAAATCGAGGAGGCTGAGGCTCTGTTTACCGAGCATCCTCATAGCTTCCACGTCAAAGCCGGCCGCTGCTTTGTTCTTTTCATG AATGCTCTAATGACTTTCGAAGATGATAAACTTCAGCAAGCCATGTTATTACTTAAGGATATGGAACGGGAATGTGCGAGCGATATTGGGTGGCTAAAGTCCGTGAAAAGTAAAGTGTTTCGAGCAGAAGAGACTGgt AAGGATTATGTGAATAAATTGGAGCGCCAAATCATTCTAGCCGATTCGCAAGTTTGTTCGGCCATATTAACGCTTCTCCAACAAGAATTAACCGGATATGTACGTGGTGGTTGGATGCTTCGTAAAGCTTGGCGAGTTTATCAGCATGCGTATAATCAGATTTCGCAGCTATATCGGCGCACCTTCGGTACAAATCCGACGG GACTCAGCCCGTACTGCGGCACTCCGACGAGCAATGGATCCTCTTTGCAGAGTCCGCAAAGCCCAGAATCCTCGGAATGGTCGATACCCTCCTGCAATGGTTACGTGAACAACGTGACACCCGTATCGTCGCCATCAGGTCTGCGAAGCTCTCTATCAATGTTCTTCTCGCTCACTGGCATCACGTCCGAACAACAGACACC ctTTGTGGAACCTACGGAGGTGACACGTTTAATGTCGGCCGCGAGTTTCGGTTACGGTATATACCAGTTATGCGTAAGCCTTTTGCCGCCCTCCTTGCTGAAAGTGATCCACTTTTTGGGCTTCGAGGGTGATAGACAGGCTGGTCTGGCCGCCCTTATGTACGCACGAGTCAGCGAAGATATGCGCGCACCGCTCGCTAC CTTATCCCTTCTTTGGTATCACACAATTGTGCGTCCGTTTTTTGCACTCGACGGTTCTAATGTGAAAGCGGGCGTCACAGTAGCAAAACAGCTGATAGCTGAATGTCATCCCGAATTTCATAACTCTgcactctttcttttcttcgctGGTAGAGTGGAACGTCTAGAG TCAAACGTCAATGCAGCGCTCGAAGCGTACGGTAAAGCTGTAGAGACTTCGACTCAACGTGAAATCAAATTACTATGTCTGCACGAAGTGGCTTGGTGTCATCTAATATGTTTGAGCTACGAGGAAGCGTATCGATCCTTATTACAATTGCAACATCAGTCTAGGTGGTCCAAGAGCTTCTACGCATACCTAGCCATGG ttTGTTGTGGAGCAAACGGCAAATTTGATGATCTGCTAACGACTTATGACAAAATACTTCACTGGTTCCACGAAATGAATAGAGAGACGCAACTCGGCGCTTTTATTTTGCGCAGAGTACCGAAGCTCATTGACAAAGACACTGGGCGTCCTTATACACTTCTGTATTATAGGTTGCTCGTGTACGAATTATTGTACTTATGGAATGCCATGCCGTCCTGTTCCACCGAATCGCTGCGTGGAATATTATGGG AATGTAAGAAAAATCATTCAGAGGAACCGATGGTGGGTCTGGCTGCTCTTTTGGAAGGTGCAGCGTCTTTCTATTTGGGAGACACTGAAGCGGCTATTAAAAGTTATCAAAACTGTTTGAAACGTAGATATCCGTCCAAGGACGAGTACGATCAGCACATTAGTGCGTTTGCTCTTTATGAACTGGGAAGTAATCTTTGCAACAATAAC aATCCCAACGAAGGCAAAAATTTCCTATTGAAGGCACAAACTCAGTATAGAGATTATGATTTCGAAAGTCGACTCAAT aaaaatatgtatgacgAAAGAACTGGATCGTATTTCTTATTCACGATCGTTTGTAAAGCTATTTATTC TAGTCGTCGTATTG CATCGCCAAAATctggattaattaatttttatcgattctttttgacatttcttcttctttatattttgaaagcgCTGACACAAGTGCATAATGAAAGGACGCTAATGAGTGCGCGAAATACCTTCTGTTGCGTTAACGCAGGAAATTGTCCGGGAACTTCGGCTAGCTGCAATCAACGATCCGCATGGTATAGGAAATTAATCAAACCCTTCGTTTTCTGCGTTATCACGTCGATGCTCG cAATGTCCGTATCTCATCTTTGCGATAAATATTCCGCTAGTGCGTCATTCAAGATGATCAAAGCAGACTTGAGAAACCTGAGAGCTCATTTGGGAACGCTCTCg cTGGAAATGAAAAACGTAATGGAGATGCGCGACGAATTGAAAAGCAAATTGAAGGAAGTGGGCAACGTGATTCCGAAAATGTCAGAAGCTATTCTTAATCTGAGGAACGAAGTGTCCGAGG AAATGAATCTGCATACGAAGAACTTGCTGAAAGCTCTATCACCGGAAACCGTCAAGGATATGGTGAGAAACGAATTACAGACATACGATGCCGATAAAACTGGAAGAACGGATTATGCTCTTGAAAGTTCAG GTGGTACGATCCTTTCAACACGAGACACCGAACCTTATTCGACCGGCGCACCTGTACTCAATCTATTCGGCATACCGCTTTGTCAGCAGCAAAACACACCTCGAGCCGTGATACAG ACCGGCGTTTTGCCGGGCGAATGCTGGGCCTTCAAGGGTAGCCGCGGCAGCGTAGTGATCCGACTACTCGGCCAGGTACACGTGTCCGGAATCAGTCTCGAACATATTTCTCCGTTGATATCCCCGACTGGGGAAACCGCCACAGCTCCTAGAGATTTTTCCATTTGG GGTTTGACAGATCTTGAGGATGAGAAGCCTTTCTCATTTGGCACATTCACGTACGATAATACTGATTCACCGTTGCAATACTTTGAGATCCAG aATCGATCGAAAGAAGCATACGAGATAATCGAGTTGAAAGTTCATTCCAACAGTGGTAATCTGGAATACACATGTATTTACAGAATACGAGTGCATGGCACGCTTAAACGAATATGA
- the LOC126858561 gene encoding voltage-dependent T-type calcium channel subunit alpha-1G isoform X6, which produces MMVILLNCITLGMYQPCVDDQCVTNRCKILQMFDDIIFAFFSLEMTIKMVAMGIYGRGTYLADSWNRLDFFIVAAGALEYCLNVENMNLSAIRTIRVLRPLRAINRIPSMRILVMLLLDTLPMLGNVLLLCFFVFFIFGIVGVQLWEGILRQRCFLKALPNVKYPDDLEKYFEYQGQDYICSRPDDSGMHSCSNLPPLKFGNLVCNNTAVPNSNVTFINNDTCVNWNYYYTECKGQGNNPFQGTISFDNIGLAWVAIFLVISLEGWTDIMYYVQDAHSFWDWIYFVLLIVIGSFFMINLCLVVIATQFSETKKREMERMKLERARYHSTSTLASSTNTSEPTTCYAEIVKYIAHLWRRGKRRLMKRYRLWLYKRQQKREQNLLKEQQSQAIRSNAVAGGLNRVPGDRRMHHGRCPRLLAALDYAEQQQQQQLQVAASDNGGSVADFIAITPPLQSAVVTTMTAGNNSSNNGGGNLGIAPRASPEISEAEASTNMCHRLNVHRTSSVSCNGNDNAVVGNVQAETNSTLLSPPCTHYRRRSSVMFSDVVLLHGSNNVGNALQPGTTVTPGERNVCSSEKMTQTGDGNVWSSSLPDHTQMQAELGGNEAMTCQELLALSGALSAALPTGQLALDSFLNSLTKGITDRHITLEDHTQWLTSELDNCSCCCELQGDQWPDDSEKWQKSSRVRRFLRGAGSCCCGTLRSIQRCIKKLVEHKYFQQGILLAILINTLSMGIEYHNQPEQLTVAVEISNIVFSAIFAVEMLLKIIAEGPFGYISNGFNVFDGIVVVLSVVELCQAFVEERGGSSGLSVLRTFRLLRILKLVRFLPNLRRQLFVMLRTMDNVAVFFSLLVLFIFIFSILGMYLFGGKFCMWADRSRPCTCAEVVSRHPMCRCDRKHFNDIVWALVTVFQILTQEDWNVVLFNGMQKTSHWAALYFVALMTFGNYVLFNLLVAILVEGFSSERNERREREQREMAKKLAAGIGSEDGSSRVSGSHSISDSDTYTQQDQKNSWQSAEELRKYKDNREKQNSVWKQRIDEPKCNIQKESKMMGVAGQPPIITHTAATPQDSPNTTLDVGYRDLNCRAVYPAAALSIESIDRSGSQCSIPSGLLKLPDVSNKIPTNNLIAGQFPRRISLVTAVVNPSTRDSSSSPPRIQRGYSWRLSRPSLRRKRWSQSDDENTSHTTVLNNGRSTLVGSNPTFNGGYLHGSIRNDTQRDAPNNRTTVLTSNNRSLSPNNSLESYGPWSIRRYTITPNQMRWIGELSRRNSLRGYENVQTSTRKTLPLDEMLAPSSTPRTINNLAMETGPLPRIKRLPEQEEERPRTGGEQTPPSNGHGSASSVEKIKKIFMFFEPKGCLQERENYSLYLFPPNNRFRIFCQWFVDQKWFDNVVLLFIGLNCITLAMERPNIPPDSRERLFLSTANYIFTGVFAIEMFVKVVATGMLYGPDAYFTSGWNIMDGSLVIISIIDLSMSVLSSSSPRIFGILRVFRLLRSLRPLRVINRAPGLKLVVQTLLSSLRPIGNIVLICCTFFVIFGILGVQLFKGAFYYCEGPDIKNVRNKTDCLADKRNMWLNRKYNFDDLGKALMSLFVLSSRDGWVNIMYTGLDAVGVDQQPIENYSEWRLLYFIAFILLVGFFVLNMFVGVVVENFHRCREEQEKEERVRRAAKRALQMEKKRRSEWPQAQLEMHEPPYYTNYSKSRLFVHNVVTSKYFDLAIAAVIGLNVVTMAMEFYMMPKALTYALKIFNYFFTAVFILESLMKLVALGLQLYLKDKWNQLDVGIVILSVVGIVLEEVESKIIPINPTIIRVMRVLRIARVLKLLKMAKGIRALLDTVMQALPQVGNLGLLFFLLFFIFAALGVELFGRLECNDEMPCQGLGEHAHFSNFGMAFLTLFRVATGDNWNGIMKDTLRDDCDDAADCVKNCCVSTIIAPIFFVIFVLMAQFVLVNVVVAVLMKHLEESHKQMEDELDMETQLERELAAEQEELLEMEEEDEDDIAMNGRVDDDDEDDEDKERVSMVGNIKIPARPGLAKVQSLPANFIYNPPRERNIDDTSISVSLDEKRRNSYYRSSSRPSKFKSKRRQTFHSSHHQRRSLLPMHFEVAEVFEKPVSNLSVPRIIPHRSYGVASQDTSHVQHQKLQVTTETRENKSLLSVSRPPTSSSLVTPAGSNSTLSVPPKLTSDRFLMPTTEIYPSKATMSRRTSSDTQSPSQSPDSASAGAGSSSTRTLSIANGYAGGKIRPEEPRSKALAIQDDLDVQSVINERRPSKLKTTHDTTAASATGSIASDQYSAIIRGEGYSHIYVTTEERSDEVPSPCGNASESTGTGSLSAVASISIAGSISSGSGNGNRNGGSGSGNRNGSSGSGGVHIGEGGAIGSDVRIYVDDTDSASSSNGQRRSGRLTRDDETLDASNSISSATTMRDGGGDDDTDDNKETSEKPSSAGGPLDPS; this is translated from the exons TGATCTGGAGAAGTATTTCGAGTATCAGGGTCAAGATTACATTTGCTCGCGTCCCGACGACAGCGGGATGCACTCCTGCAGTAATCTGCCACCGCTTAAATTTG GAAACTTGGTGTGCAACAATACGGCTGTGCCAAACAGTAATGTCACGTTCATCAACAATGACACCTGCGTTAATTGGAACTACTACTACACCGAGTGCAAGGGCCAGGGCAACAATCCATTCCAAGGAACAATTTCATTCGATAACATCGGTCTTGCCTGGGTCGCCATATTTCTT GTAATTAGTCTTGAAGGATGGACGGACATAATGTATTATGTGCAGGACGCTCATTCCTTCTGGGACTGGATATACTTCGTTCTCCTAATAGTC ATCGGCTCATTCTTCATGATCAATCTCTGCTTGGTCGTAATCGCGACGCAATTCTCGGAGACCAAGAAACGGGAGATGGAGAGGATGAAGCTGGAACGCGCTCGCTATCATTCGACCTCGACGCTCGCGTCGTCTACGAATACCTCGGAGCCTACTACTTGTTACGCTGAAATTGTCAA ATACATTGCCCACCTTTGGCGACGGGGTAAACGAAGATTGATGAAGCGATATCGCCTGTGGCTATACAAGAGGCAGCAGAAGCGCGAGCAGAATCTTCTCAAAGAACAGCAGAGCCAAGCGATTCGCTCGAACGCTGTTGCTGGCGGACTGAATCGAGTACCTGGTG ATAGAAGAATGCATCATGGAAGATGTCCGCGACTCCTCGCCGCGTTGGATTATGCGgagcagcaacaacagcaacaaTTGCAGGTGGCTGCCAGTGATAACGGCGGATCCGTTGCCGATTTCATCGCCATTACACCGCCTCTACAATCGGCGGTAGTCACTACTATGACCGCCGGAAATAATAGCAGTAACAACGGTGGCGGAAACTTGGGTATCGCGCCCCGAGCGAGCCCCGAAATTTCCGAGGCCGAAGCCTCTACGAATATGTGCCACAGATTGAATGTGCATCGCACCTCCTCCGTGTCTTGTAATGGAAATGATAACGCCGTCGTGGGAAATGTGCAAGCCGAG ACAAACAGCACGTTGTTGAGTCCGCCATGTACGCATTATCGGAGAAGAAGCAGCGTAATGTTTAGCGACGTGGTACTGCTCCATGGCAGCAATAATGTCGGGAATGCGTTGCAGCCGGGGACGACGGTGACGCCGGGTGAGCGTAACGTCTGCTCGAGCGAGAAGATGACGCAGACGGGCGATGGTAACGTTTGGTCCAGTTCGCTGCCGGACCACACGCAG ATGCAGGCCGAGCTGGGTGGCAACGAGGCTATGACGTGTCAGGAATTGTTGGCTCTCAGCGGTGCCCTCAGTGCTGCCCTGCCCACTGGTCAATTGGCCCTCGATTCGTTTCTAAACTCTCTCACAAAAG GTATAACAGATCGTCACATCACGTTGGAGGATCACACGCAATGGTTGACATCCGAACTTGACAATTGTTCCTGTTGCTGCGAGCTGCAGGGCGATCAATGGCCAGACGACAGTGAAAAGTGGCAAAAGTCCTCGCGGGTCAGACGATTTTTAAGAGGCGCCGGGAGTTGCTGCTGCGGTACGTTGCGCTCCATACAACGATGCATCAAGAAGCTTGTCGAGCATAAATATTTCCAGCAGGGTATTCTTCTGGCGATACTCATTAATACTTTGAGCATGGGAATCGAGTATCACAATCAG CCAGAACAATTAACCGTAGCTGTTGAAATAAGCAACATTGTTTTCTCGGCGATTTTTGCGGTGGAGATGTTGCTTAAGATAATAGCCGAAGGTCCATTCGGTTACATTAGCAACGGCTTTAACGTTTTTGATGGTATCGTCGTCGTCCTAAG CGTCGTCGAGCTCTGTCAAGCATTTGTGGAGGAGCGCGGCGGCAGTTCCGGCCTGAGCGTTCTGCGTACCTTCCGCCTACTCAGGATTTTAAAGTTGGTGCGATTCTTGCCCAATTTACGACGGCAGCTCTTCGTGATGCTGCGCACTATGGATAACGTTGCcgtattcttttctcttttagtaCTTTTCATCTTTATATTCAG CATCCTAGGAATGTACCTGTTCGGGGGTAAGTTTTGCATGTGGGCGGACCGGAGTCGGCCCTGCACCTGTGCCGAGGTGGTCTCGCGGCACCCAATGTGTCGCTGTGATCGCAAACATTTCAACGACATCGTCTGGGCACTAGTCACAGTCTTTCAG aTTCTTACGCAGGAGGATTGGAACGTTGTCCTCTTCAATGGTATGCAGAAGACATCTCACTGGGCTGCGCTTTATTTCGTAGCGTTAATGACCTTTGGTAATTACGTTCTCTTCAATCTTCTCGTCGCCATTCTCGTCGAAGGTTTCTCATCGGAG AGAAACGAGAGAAGAGAACGAGAGCAAAGAGAAATGGCGAAAAAGCTCGCCGCTGGAATAGGCAGCGAGGACGGATCGTCGAGAGTATCGGGATCGCATTCAATTTCTGACAGCGATACATATACCCAG CAGGATCAGAAGAATTCGTGGCAGAGCGCGGAGGAGCTAAGAAAGTACAAAGATAATAGGGAGAAGCAGAACAGCGTGTGGAAACAACGGATCGATGAGCCTAAGTGTAACATTCAGAAAGAGAGTAAGATGATGGGTGTGGCTGGTCAGCCGCCGATAATCACTCATACGGCAGCAACTCCTCAAGATTCTCCAAACACTACATTGGATGTTGGCTACAGAGACCTCAATTGCCGAGCAGTTTATCCCGCTGCTGCCCTTTCAATCGAATCTATTGATCGATCTGGT agCCAGTGTAGTATACCCTCGGGATTATTAAAACTGCCTGATGTATCTAACAAAATACCGACAAACAACTTAATAGCTGGTCAATTCCCGAGACGCATAAGCCTCGTTACGGCCGTTGTCAATCCTTCGACGAGGGACTCGAGTTCTAG TCCGCCGAGAATACAAAGAGGCTATTCGTGGCGCTTGTCACGGCCATCTTTGCGGAGGAAACGGTGGTCGCAAAGTGACGACGAGAATACCAGTCATACAACTGTACTCAATAATGGGCGCAGTACTCTCGTCGGATCCAATCCAAC TTTTAACGGTGGATATTTGCATGGTTCGATAAGAAACGACACGCAACGCGACGCGCCCAATAATCGAACCACCGTCCTAACAAGCAATAATCGTAGTTTGAGTCCTAATAATTCGCTTGAAAGTTATGGCCCCTGGTCGATTCGTCGTTACACAATCACGCCTAATCAG ATGCGATGGATCGGCGAGCTTTCGCGAAGAAATTCGTTGCGTGGATATGAAAATGTTCAAACGTCCACGAGGAAAACATTACCGTTGGATGAGATGCTCGCGCCGTCCTCGACTCCACGCACGATCAACAATCTTGCAATGGAGACTGGTCCACTGCCGAGAATCAAACGACTTCCTGAACAAGAAGAAGAGCGTCCGAGAACGGGCGGCGAACAGACGCCGCCGTCGAACGGTCACGGAAGCGCGAGCAGCGTtgagaaaatcaaaaaaatattcatgttcTTTGAACCTAAGGGCTGCCTACAGGAACGTGAAAATTATTCCTTGTATTTATTCCCACCGAATAATag GTTTCGTATCTTCTGTCAATGGTTTGTTGATCAAAAGTGGTTTGACAATGTGGTATTGCTATTCATTGGATTGAACTGCATTACTCTGGCGATGGAACGACCGAATATACCGCCCGACAGCCGTGAGAGACTTTTTCTATCGActgcgaattatatttttactggcGTTTTTGCCATCGAGATGTTCGTTAAG GTCGTCGCAACGGGCATGCTTTATGGTCCGGATGCGTATTTTACTTCAGGCTGGAATATTATGGACGGATCTCTCGTTATCATTTCCATAATCGATCTATCGATGTCAGTGCTTTCATCAAGTAGCCCGAGAATATTTGGAATACTAAGA gtATTTAGACTACTGAGATCATTAAGACCCCTGCGAGTCATCAATCGCGCCCCTGGCTTAAAACTGGTAGTTCAGACATTACTGTCTTCACTGCGGCCCATCGGAAACATCGTTCTGATCTGCTGCACGTTTTTCGTAATCTTTGGTATACTCGGAGTGCAACTGTTCAAAGGCGCGTTCTACTATTGCGAAGGTCCCGATATTAAGAATGTGCGTAATAAAACGGACTGTTTGGCCGATAAGCGAAACATGTGGTTAAATAGAAAGTATAATTTCGACGATCTCGGAAAAGCTCTCATGTCGTTGTTCGTTTTATCATCACGAGACGGATGGGTAAACATCATGTATACTGGTCTAGATGCTGTTGGCGTTGATCAACAG CCTATCGAAAATTATTCCGAATGGCGATTGTTGTATTTCATCGCGTTCATATTACTGGTGGGTTTCTTCGTGCTAAACATGTTTGTCGGCGTGGTGGTGGAGAATTTCCATAGGTGCCGCGAAGAACAGGAGAAAGAGGAACGTGTACGTAGAGCGGCCAAACGCGCATTGCagatggagaaaaaaagacgaaGTGAGTGGCCGCAGGCCCAGCTAG AAATGCACGAGCCGCCGTATTACACCAATTATTCCAAGTCCCGGCTGTTTGTTCACAACGTCGTGACATCCAAGTATTTTGATTTGGCGATCGCAGCGGTCATCGGTCTCAATGTCGTTACGATGGCGATGGAATTTTACATGATGCCGAAAGCGCTCACCTACgcgttaaagatttttaattatttcttcaccGCCGTTTTCATTCTCGAATCCCTCATGAAGCTTGTCGCTCTCGGTCTGCAGCTTTATCTAAAGGATAA ATGGAATCAACTAGATGTGGGAATAGTGATATTATCAGTTGTTGGCATCGTGTTAGAGGAAGTCGAATCTAAGATCATTCCCATTAATCCCACGATAATTCGCGTAATGCGAGTGTTACGAATAGCCCGTGTGTTGAAACTCTTGAAAATGGCGAAGGGTATACGTGCTCTCTTGGACACGGTGATGCAGGCTTTACCGCAAGTTGGAAATCTAGGACTATTGtttttcttgcttttctttatatttgctGCACTAGGCGTAGAACTTTTCGGCCGTCTAG AATGTAATGATGAAATGCCTTGCCAAGGTCTTGGTGAGCACGCGCATTTTAGTAATTTTGGCATGGCCTTTTTAACGCTTTTCCGAGTCGCCACCGGTGACAACTGGAATGGTATCATGAAAGACACGTTGAGAGATGATTGCGATGATGCAGCAGATTGTGTCAAGAATTGTTGCGTGAGCACTATTATCGCGCCAATATTTTTCgtgatttttgttttaatggcGCAATTTGTACTGGTAAATGTCGTCGTTGCTGTGCTGATGAAACATTTGGAAGAAAGTCACAAACAG ATGGAAGACGAGCTTGATATGGAAACACAGTTGGAGAGAGAATTAGCTGCGGAACAGGAAGAACTTCTAGAGATGGAGGAGGAAGATGAAGATGACATAGCGATGAATGGTAGAGTAGATGATGACGATGAGGACGACGAAGACAAAGAGCGCGTATCTATGGTGGGCAACATAAAAATTCCCGCGAGGCCAGGATTAGCCAAAGTTCAGTCTTTAcctgcaaattttatttacaatccacccagagagagaaacatcgatg ACACCTCGATTTCCGTATCCTTGGACGAGAAACGTCGTAATTCGTATTACCGTTCGAGTTCAAGACCGTCCAAGTTTAAGTCGAAACGCCGGCAAACCTTTCATTCGAGCCATCATCAACGAAGGTCACTGTTGCCAATGCATTTTGAAGTTGCCGAAGTCTTCGAGAAGCCTGTGAGCAACCTGAGCGTGCCTCGAATTATTCCGCATCGTAGCTACGGCGTCGCTAGTCAAGATACCAGTCACGTACAACATCAAAAGTTGCAG GTGACTACCGAAACGCGTGAAAATAAGTCTCTGTTGAGTGTAAGCAGGCCACCGACTAGCTCGTCCCTGGTCACTCCCGCCGGCTCGAATAGCACTCTGAGCGTTCCGCCAAAATTGACCAGCGATCGTTTTCTCATGCCGACTACCGAAATCTACCCGTCCAAGGCGACAATGAGTCGTCGGACATCCAGCGACACGCAATCACCATCGCAGTCGCCGGACAGCGCGAGCGCGGGCGCCGGTAGCAGTAGCACACGGACTCTCAGTATCGCGAACGGTTATGCAGGCGGCAAGATTCGACCGGAGGAGCCGAGGTCGAAGGCGTTGGCGATCCAGGACGATCTTGATGTGCAATCCGTCATCAACGAGAGAAGACCGTCCAAGTTGAAGACAACGCACGACACCACCGCCGCATCCGCTACTGGCAGCATCGCCAGCGATCAGTATAGTGCGATCATTCGCGGTGAGGGTTACAGTCACATCTACGTCACCACCGAGGAAAGATCCGATGAAGTCCCGTCGCCGTGCGGCAACGCGAGCGAGAGCACCGGTACCGGTAGCCTCAGTGCCGTCGCCAGCATCAGCATCGCCGGCAGCATCAGTAGCGGTAGCGGCAACGGCAATCGAAATGGAGGTAGCGGCAGTGGCAATCGAAATGGGAGTAGCGGCAGCGGCGGAGTGCACATCGGTGAGGGTGGCGCTATCGGATCCGACGTTAGAATTTATGTGGATGACACGGACTCGGCGAGTAGCAGCAACGGGCAGCGGCGCAGTGGCAGATTGACACGCGACGACGAGACCTTGGATGCCTCGAACAGCATCTCCTCTGCCACGACGATGAGAGACGGTGGTGGCGATGACGATACGGATGATAACAAGGAGACATCCGAGAAACCGTCCTCCGCTGGTGGACCGTTGGATCCTTCTTAA